Proteins encoded within one genomic window of Diceros bicornis minor isolate mBicDic1 chromosome X, mDicBic1.mat.cur, whole genome shotgun sequence:
- the NBDY gene encoding negative regulator of P-body association — MGDQPCGSGRSTLPTGNTREIKPPKKRCLLAPRWDYPEGTPNRGSTPLPSAPPPASPGLKSHPPPPEK; from the coding sequence ATGGGGGACCAACCTTGTGGATCCGGGAGATCCACGCTCCCAACTGGAAACACACGGGAAATCAAGCCTCCAAAAAAGCGCTGCCTCCTAGCTCCACGGTGGGATTATCCGGAAGGAACTCCCAACCGAGGAAGTACCCCTCTTCCCTCCGCACCTCCTCCTGCATCACCCGGCCTGAAGTCGCACCCTCCTCCTCCGGAGAAGTAG